The Amycolatopsis jiangsuensis nucleotide sequence CCGGCGTTGTTCACCAGCACGTCCACGTCCGGCAGTTGCTCGACGAGCTCGGCCACGCCCTCGGCGGTGCCGACGTCCGCGGCGATCCCGCGCGCGCCGAGCCGTCGCGCCACCTCGGCGACGCGGTCCGCGTTGCGGCCGTTGACCACCACGTCGGCGCCCGCACCGGCCAGCGCCTCCGCGGTGGCTTCGCCGATTCCGGCCGTGGACCCGGTGATCAGCGCGGTCCGGCCGGTCAGGTCGATGTTCATCGGATGCGGACTCCTCCGGACGTTCGCGAGTACAGTGACACACGACAACTAGCAGCGTCAGCAATACTTGCACACGCGTTTATTTGCACACGCCGATGATGCCGTGTGGTCGTGGTGCCCGCAACCGCGGGTACCCCGCAGGAGGGGGTGAAACGTGTCACTGGCCGACGATGCCGTCGAGGCTCGCGCACAGGGCTGGCGCACGCTGGCCGCGCTGCACGCGCGGATCGAGGATCGGCTGCAGCGCGCACTGGAGCGTGACCACGAGCTGTCGGTGAGCGAGTACACGGTGCTCGACGTGCTGGCCCGCCAGGACGGGTTCCACCTGCGGATGAACCAGCTGGCCAACGCTGTGGTGCTGAGCCAGTCGGCCACCACGAGACTGGTCGCTCGGCTGGAGGACCGCGGCCTGCTCGCCCGCTACCTGTGCCCGACCGACCGGCGCGGCATCTACACCGAGGTGACCGAGACCGGGCAGCAGCTGCTCGCCGCCGCCCGGCCCACCCACGACGAGGTGCTGGCCACGGCCCTCGCCGGCGCCGCGGAGCTGCCCGAGCTGGCCCCCCTGGTCTCGGCCCTCGGCTCCCTTTCCTTCACACCGAAGTAGTCCCGCCGCGGATCTGCAGTGGTCGGCGGCTCAGGGGCGCAGCCGGTGCAGGTCGCGGGGGAAGAGCGTGGTGCCGCGTACGTTCGGCACGCCGAGTACCCGCGCGACCCAGCGTTCGAGGCCGATGGCGAACCCGCCGTGTGGCGGCATGCCGTGGGCGAAGGCGTCGAGGTAGTCGGCGTACTGCCCGGCCGCGTCGCCGAGCACCGCGTGGTAGTCGGCGTAGCGGTGCCGCCGCTGACCGCCGGTCACCAGCTCGACCCCGCGGAACAGCAGGTCGAAACTGTTCGAGCGGGCCGGATCCGCCGGGTCGGGCTCGGTGTAGAAGGGCCGTTTCGCCATCGGATAGCCGGTCACGAACAGGAACGCCGAACCGTGCTCGCGCTCGGCCCATTCGCCCAGCCAGCGTTCGTGCGCGGGCGCGAGGTCCGGTTCACCCCGCGGGTCGGTGTCCGTGTGCCGGGCGAGAAGTTCCTGTGCCGCAACGAAATCCAGGCTCGGGATTTCGGCCGGCACGGACGGCGCGTCCGGTCCGGCCGCGTCCGCCATCTCGGCGACGACCTCGCGCAGCAGCGCCATCACGTCGCGGTGGTCGGTGATGAAGCCGAATTCGGCGTCCAGGCTCGTGTACTGCGCGAGGTGCCTGGCGGTGTCGTGCGGTTCGGCCCGGAACACCGGCCCGGTCTCGTACACCCGCTCGAACACGCCGACCATGGCCTGTTTGAAGAACTGCGGGGACTGCGCGAGATAGGCCGGCCTGCCGAAGTAGTCGAGGCGGAACAGGTTCGCGCCGGATTCGGTGGCCGTGGCGACGATCTTCGGGGTGTGGATCTCGGTGAAGCCGCGCCGGTCGAGTGCCCGCCGGAAAGCTGCGACACTCGCCGCGGAAACCTCGAAACGCTTGCGCAGCAACGGGTGCCGCAACGCGAAGGCGGGATGGTCCAGCACCGTGGGCAAGGCGGCCGGAACCTCGGGCCGGTAGAGGTCGAACGGCGCCCGCCACGCGGGAACGGACAGCACCTCCAGCTCCGGGTCGGCCAGCTCCACCCCGTGCGGTGCGCGGGGATTGGCCGTGACCCGGCCGGTCAGCCGCACCACGGTCTCCTCGGCGAGGCCGGCCGGTGACGTCGTGCGCCGGCCGGTGGCGGAGGTGGATGGTGCCGGGGTGAGGGTGGGGCGTGCCCCGGTTTCCTCGGTGACAAAGCCCGGGCGCGCTGCAGTGTGGCTGCCGTCGAGCCTCGGCTGCGCGGCG carries:
- a CDS encoding MarR family winged helix-turn-helix transcriptional regulator encodes the protein MSLADDAVEARAQGWRTLAALHARIEDRLQRALERDHELSVSEYTVLDVLARQDGFHLRMNQLANAVVLSQSATTRLVARLEDRGLLARYLCPTDRRGIYTEVTETGQQLLAAARPTHDEVLATALAGAAELPELAPLVSALGSLSFTPK
- the aspS gene encoding aspartate--tRNA(Asn) ligase, producing MSTRTLVACLRDHVGATVTVAGWIHRRRVLKSVTFLVIRDRSGTAQAVFRETPASAASREPTAGASPGGGETAAQPRLDGSHTAARPGFVTEETGARPTLTPAPSTSATGRRTTSPAGLAEETVVRLTGRVTANPRAPHGVELADPELEVLSVPAWRAPFDLYRPEVPAALPTVLDHPAFALRHPLLRKRFEVSAASVAAFRRALDRRGFTEIHTPKIVATATESGANLFRLDYFGRPAYLAQSPQFFKQAMVGVFERVYETGPVFRAEPHDTARHLAQYTSLDAEFGFITDHRDVMALLREVVAEMADAAGPDAPSVPAEIPSLDFVAAQELLARHTDTDPRGEPDLAPAHERWLGEWAEREHGSAFLFVTGYPMAKRPFYTEPDPADPARSNSFDLLFRGVELVTGGQRRHRYADYHAVLGDAAGQYADYLDAFAHGMPPHGGFAIGLERWVARVLGVPNVRGTTLFPRDLHRLRP